Proteins from one Burkholderia sp. genomic window:
- the leuB gene encoding 3-isopropylmalate dehydrogenase — MKIAVLPGDGIGQEIVTEAVKVLHALDEQFEFEQAPVGGTGYEASGHPLPEATLKLAKEADAILFGAVGDWKYDSLERALRPEQAILGLRQHLELFANFRPAICYEQLVHASPLKPALISGLDILIVRELNGDIYFGQPRGTREAPDGPFTGAHEGFDTMRYSEPEVRRIAHVAFQAAQKRNRKLLSVDKANVLETSQVWRNIMSNVSEEYAEVVLSHMYVDNAAMQLAKVPKQFDVIVTGNMFGDILSDEAAMLTGSIGMLPSASLDKNNKGLYEPSHGSAPDIAGKGVANPLATILSAAMLLRYSLNRGEQAVRIERAVQKVLEQGYRTIDIATPGCKQVGTAQMGDAVVAAL; from the coding sequence GTGAAGATTGCAGTGCTGCCAGGCGACGGCATCGGCCAGGAGATCGTCACCGAAGCGGTCAAGGTGCTGCATGCCCTCGACGAGCAATTCGAATTTGAACAGGCACCGGTCGGCGGCACCGGTTACGAGGCCTCCGGCCACCCGCTGCCCGAGGCCACGCTGAAGCTAGCCAAGGAAGCCGACGCGATCCTGTTCGGTGCTGTGGGCGACTGGAAATACGACTCGCTGGAGCGCGCACTCCGACCGGAGCAGGCGATCCTCGGGCTACGCCAGCACCTCGAGCTATTCGCCAACTTCCGCCCGGCGATCTGCTACGAGCAGCTGGTACACGCCTCGCCGCTGAAGCCTGCGCTGATTTCGGGCCTCGACATACTGATTGTGCGCGAGCTGAATGGCGACATCTACTTTGGCCAGCCGCGCGGCACACGCGAGGCACCTGACGGCCCGTTCACCGGAGCGCACGAAGGTTTCGACACAATGCGGTATTCGGAGCCCGAAGTACGCCGCATCGCCCACGTCGCGTTCCAGGCCGCGCAAAAGCGCAACCGCAAGCTGTTGTCGGTGGACAAAGCCAATGTGCTCGAGACTTCGCAGGTTTGGCGCAACATCATGAGCAACGTGTCGGAAGAATACGCCGAAGTCGTGCTCTCGCACATGTACGTCGACAACGCGGCGATGCAACTGGCCAAGGTACCCAAGCAGTTCGACGTGATCGTCACCGGCAACATGTTCGGCGATATCCTCTCGGATGAGGCCGCGATGCTGACCGGCTCGATCGGTATGCTACCCTCGGCATCGCTCGACAAGAACAACAAGGGCCTGTACGAGCCTTCACACGGTTCGGCACCGGACATCGCCGGCAAGGGAGTAGCCAATCCGCTGGCGACTATCCTATCGGCCGCGATGCTGCTGCGCTACTCACTCAATCGTGGCGAGCAGGCCGTGCGTATCGAGCGCGCGGTGCAGAAGGTACTGGAGCAGGGCTACCGGACTATCGACATCGCCACACCGGGCTGCAAGCAGGTCGGCACGGCCCAGATGGGTGACGCGGTGGTCGCTGCGTTATAA
- a CDS encoding winged helix-turn-helix domain-containing protein, protein MINLRTRGWTYDEIGKHTNLSRTGVFDICKRYAHESGAGLRDKPSGGAVNPRRALSEQQQIEIRTLLRNQMPDQLKMAFELWTRQAVRELIRQRCGLTLTLQGVGQYLAYWNFTRRKSR, encoded by the coding sequence GTGATCAACCTGCGCACGCGCGGCTGGACTTACGACGAGATTGGCAAGCATACGAACCTGTCGCGCACCGGCGTGTTCGATATTTGCAAACGCTACGCCCACGAAAGTGGGGCTGGCTTGCGTGACAAGCCGAGCGGCGGAGCAGTGAACCCACGCCGTGCCCTGAGTGAGCAGCAGCAAATAGAAATACGCACGCTGTTGCGCAATCAGATGCCGGACCAGTTGAAGATGGCGTTTGAGTTGTGGACGCGACAGGCCGTGCGAGAGTTGATCCGGCAGCGATGCGGTTTGACCCTGACGCTGCAGGGTGTCGGCCAGTATTTGGCGTACTGGAATTTCACACGCCGCAAAAGCCGATGA